The Brevibacillus brevis genome contains a region encoding:
- a CDS encoding methyltransferase domain-containing protein, whose translation MTVYSCRICKFRYDEWLGDTKNGVPPGVPFPHLAGSVCTDCGMNEEGRHLPLPETKYTNVEATYYDQFAGKASIAFYRNWLLQEAEQSPISVLELGVGTGRIAIELARNGLSVCGVDWSPDMLEMATKKKRRMLKGKEELLELVEQNMWEMELDRQFTHVLLPEGIFQQATCRDKQRQLLSVIHDYIMEGGTLAIDLLLPPVKNQWTTMQRKFVFPDRMVYQKVEGETSLLDQKFRYTLTYETFLDQIEQPRYRVEREMALLLPTELELLLEGSGFHVTYSKENVYHKQDFEPSQADEGYDMDRWQHGGYPFAEPVGIPGGATRWTILAKKISSPTL comes from the coding sequence ATGACTGTCTATAGTTGCAGAATATGCAAATTCCGTTACGACGAGTGGCTAGGTGATACAAAAAATGGCGTCCCGCCCGGGGTGCCTTTTCCGCATTTGGCAGGCTCTGTGTGTACCGATTGTGGGATGAACGAGGAAGGACGGCACTTGCCGCTTCCTGAAACGAAGTACACAAACGTAGAAGCTACGTATTACGATCAGTTTGCCGGGAAGGCCAGCATCGCTTTTTATCGAAACTGGTTGTTGCAGGAAGCGGAGCAATCACCAATCTCCGTGCTGGAGCTGGGTGTTGGAACAGGGAGAATTGCCATTGAGCTGGCACGGAATGGCTTGTCCGTCTGCGGAGTAGATTGGAGCCCGGATATGCTGGAGATGGCCACCAAAAAGAAACGGCGCATGTTAAAAGGGAAAGAAGAACTGCTGGAGCTGGTCGAACAAAATATGTGGGAGATGGAGCTTGATCGGCAATTTACGCATGTGCTTCTTCCGGAAGGGATTTTTCAGCAGGCCACCTGTAGAGACAAGCAACGTCAATTGCTCTCGGTCATTCACGATTACATAATGGAGGGCGGAACATTGGCAATTGACTTGCTTTTGCCTCCAGTAAAAAATCAATGGACAACGATGCAACGCAAATTCGTTTTCCCGGACCGAATGGTGTATCAAAAGGTGGAGGGGGAAACCTCGCTCTTGGATCAAAAGTTCCGTTACACGCTCACTTATGAGACTTTTCTTGATCAGATCGAGCAGCCAAGGTATCGCGTAGAGCGTGAGATGGCGTTGCTTTTGCCTACAGAGCTTGAGCTGTTATTGGAAGGATCAGGCTTTCACGTCACCTATAGCAAAGAGAATGTATACCACAAGCAAGACTTCGAGCCAAGTCAAGCGGACGAGGGCTATGATATGGATCGTTGGCAGCATGGTGGGTATCCATTCGCTGAGCCTGTCGGGATACCCGGTGGAGCTACTCGTTGGACGATTTTGGCGAAAAAAATTTCTTCCCCCACTTTGTAA
- a CDS encoding heme ABC transporter ATP-binding protein, whose product MNLLVENISVELEKKGILRNVNLEVRSGEFVGLIGPNGSGKSTLLKSIYRVLKPRSGWISLDGDDVYKLTSRQNAQRMAAVRQESSVEFDFSVTEIVNMGRAPHKRLFQSDNAEDVRICEEALQRVGMHTYADRSFFSLSGGEKQRVLIARALVQQAQFLVLDEPTNHLDVRYQLQVMDLVKTLGITVLSSLHDLNIAAMYCDRLYVICEGEIVTSGTPEEVLTPKLIRDVFGVETEVTTHPVTGKKHVYFYSEAIRVKPSNQKIISGVN is encoded by the coding sequence ATGAATTTACTGGTTGAGAATATATCGGTCGAACTGGAGAAAAAGGGAATTCTGCGCAACGTAAATCTGGAGGTGCGCTCCGGAGAGTTTGTGGGACTGATTGGGCCGAATGGCAGTGGGAAGTCCACATTGCTAAAGAGCATTTATCGCGTACTGAAGCCGCGTTCTGGATGGATCTCGCTCGATGGCGACGATGTATACAAGCTAACCTCACGCCAAAATGCTCAGCGAATGGCCGCAGTACGGCAGGAGTCCTCTGTTGAATTCGATTTTTCGGTAACCGAAATCGTGAATATGGGACGTGCCCCGCACAAACGGCTATTTCAGTCCGATAACGCAGAAGACGTTCGGATTTGCGAAGAGGCACTACAGCGGGTAGGGATGCATACATATGCCGATCGCAGCTTTTTCAGTTTATCGGGCGGGGAGAAGCAGCGGGTGCTGATTGCCAGAGCTTTGGTACAGCAAGCCCAGTTCCTTGTCCTTGATGAACCGACGAATCATCTGGATGTTCGATACCAGTTGCAAGTAATGGATCTGGTCAAAACGCTGGGAATTACGGTTTTGTCCTCGTTGCATGATCTCAATATCGCTGCGATGTACTGTGATCGTCTGTACGTGATCTGCGAGGGAGAAATCGTTACATCAGGGACTCCGGAAGAAGTCTTGACTCCCAAACTTATTCGGGATGTTTTCGGGGTAGAGACAGAAGTGACGACGCATCCCGTTACAGGCAAAAAACATGTGTATTTCTACTCGGAAGCGATCCGTGTGAAGCCATCTAACCAGAAGATAATCAGTGGAGTCAACTGA
- a CDS encoding FecCD family ABC transporter permease has translation MALQQIKLPYIIITLLVGLFLSITFAVTLGSVEIKPTTVWKIALSKIPMFTQWIEVDWSKGEQTIIWDIRFPRVLLGAIVGAGLSVVGVAIQSLVRNSLADPYVLGVSSGASVGATSVIIFGAFSMYGQYALSLGAFTGSLVSIILIFTLSRIGGQNSTVRLLMAGIAISAILSAITSLLVFSAPDEHGIGTVLFWLSGSLAGGKWEYLTIPTLIVIICLIVLMAQYRSLNAMLMGEESAGTLGVNTVQFRKLLLVITALLTGVIVSIAGSIGFVGLMMPHIVRVMVGSDHRRVLPVSALFGAIFLIWVDVVARLAFAPEELPIGILTALCGGPFFIWLMLRSSYSFGGSGR, from the coding sequence ATGGCACTGCAACAGATTAAGTTACCTTATATCATCATTACTCTACTGGTCGGACTTTTCCTCTCGATTACGTTCGCAGTTACCTTGGGCTCAGTGGAGATTAAGCCGACAACAGTATGGAAAATCGCCTTATCGAAAATTCCGATGTTTACCCAATGGATTGAGGTGGATTGGTCCAAAGGAGAGCAAACGATTATTTGGGATATTCGCTTTCCGCGTGTGCTCTTAGGGGCGATCGTCGGTGCAGGTCTGTCTGTCGTGGGGGTAGCGATCCAGTCATTGGTTCGCAACTCCTTGGCTGACCCCTACGTGTTAGGCGTATCATCCGGTGCTTCGGTTGGAGCTACCTCGGTGATTATATTCGGAGCATTCAGCATGTACGGGCAGTATGCACTATCCTTAGGCGCTTTTACAGGCTCTCTTGTGTCGATCATTCTCATTTTTACGCTATCCCGTATCGGAGGACAAAACTCGACGGTACGCCTGCTCATGGCCGGAATCGCGATATCTGCGATCTTGTCAGCGATTACCAGTCTCCTAGTTTTTTCAGCGCCGGATGAGCATGGAATTGGTACGGTCCTGTTTTGGTTAAGTGGAAGTCTGGCTGGCGGGAAATGGGAGTACCTGACGATCCCTACATTGATTGTCATCATCTGTCTCATCGTCTTGATGGCCCAATACCGCTCGCTCAATGCGATGCTGATGGGCGAGGAGTCAGCGGGGACATTGGGGGTGAATACGGTACAATTCCGCAAGCTTCTCCTGGTGATCACGGCACTGCTCACGGGGGTGATTGTGTCCATTGCGGGATCAATTGGTTTTGTCGGATTAATGATGCCCCATATCGTTCGTGTGATGGTCGGATCAGATCACAGACGTGTCCTGCCTGTCAGTGCTTTGTTTGGCGCGATATTTCTAATCTGGGTTGATGTAGTCGCCAGGCTCGCATTTGCGCCGGAAGAACTGCCGATTGGTATTTTGACAGCGCTGTGTGGAGGTCCATTCTTTATCTGGTTGATGTTGCGGAGTTCTTATTCCTTTGGAGGTAGCGGACGATGA
- a CDS encoding ABC transporter substrate-binding protein: protein MFQANKSHTVRKGLAFGIMTAAMLLVSACGSTTTTQAPAKTNQAAAPATESKPVTLTNNGIEMTYPTAPERAVTLNQHVTEIMLALGLADKMVGTAYLDDEILPELKADYDKVPVLSDKYPTKEVLLAANPDFVYAGWKSGFGEKGVGSMQDLEKIGIKSYLQASSSMPGPTIDDVFADITNIGRIFRVEDKANDLINKMKSEMDRTISQIGKVDEPLKVFVYDNGEDKPFTAANNYMTSLIKTAGGKNIFDDIQKGWAEVSWEQVVSRNPDVIIIVDYGDRTVEQKRNFLLTKKELADIPAIKNQRLMVLPLSAASEGVRAPIALKILAEGLYPDKFK from the coding sequence ATGTTTCAGGCAAACAAATCACATACAGTAAGGAAAGGACTAGCTTTCGGTATCATGACAGCTGCTATGCTTTTGGTTTCGGCATGCGGCTCCACGACGACAACACAGGCTCCAGCCAAAACAAACCAAGCAGCTGCACCAGCAACAGAGAGCAAGCCTGTAACACTAACCAATAATGGCATCGAAATGACCTATCCAACAGCACCTGAGCGTGCCGTGACTTTGAACCAACACGTCACCGAAATCATGCTGGCACTGGGACTGGCTGATAAAATGGTCGGAACCGCTTACCTCGACGATGAAATTCTTCCAGAGTTAAAAGCAGATTACGACAAGGTTCCGGTACTGTCTGACAAGTATCCTACGAAAGAAGTGCTGCTGGCAGCGAACCCAGACTTCGTGTACGCCGGATGGAAAAGCGGATTCGGCGAAAAGGGTGTAGGATCGATGCAGGATTTGGAAAAGATTGGTATCAAATCGTATTTGCAAGCCTCTTCTAGTATGCCTGGCCCGACAATTGACGATGTATTTGCAGACATTACAAATATTGGTCGCATTTTCCGTGTGGAAGACAAAGCCAATGATTTGATCAATAAAATGAAGAGCGAAATGGATCGAACGATTAGCCAAATTGGCAAGGTGGACGAGCCGCTTAAAGTGTTCGTGTACGACAACGGGGAAGATAAGCCATTCACAGCAGCCAACAACTACATGACGTCCTTAATCAAGACTGCTGGCGGTAAAAACATTTTTGATGACATTCAAAAGGGCTGGGCAGAGGTCAGCTGGGAACAAGTAGTGAGTCGCAATCCAGACGTGATTATCATCGTAGACTACGGTGATAGAACCGTCGAGCAAAAACGCAATTTCCTTTTGACCAAAAAAGAACTGGCGGATATCCCGGCGATTAAAAATCAACGACTAATGGTATTGCCATTGTCTGCGGCTTCTGAAGGTGTTCGAGCACCGATTGCGCTAAAAATTTTGGCAGAAGGGCTCTACCCGGATAAATTCAAATAG
- a CDS encoding M24 family metallopeptidase: MFQERISKLHTFLTEQELNAVLITSPKHVYYLTGFFTDPHERFMGLVIPAEGKPSLIVPALDREAAAEASFVQDIHTHTDIQNPYEILKQVLPANLSKLGIEKSHMTVERYEALRQVVLASSYVDVEEPLREMRLIKSADEVDRLKHAVQLVEDSLRETLKKVKTGMTETEIVAELEFQMKRLGAEGPSFTSMVLAGEKSALPHGKPGTRQVQEGDLLLFDIGVAANGYVSDITRTFAVGEISAQLQEIYETVLAANEAAIAEIRPGVTFAHLDKTARDVITAKGYGEYFMHRLGHGLGMDVHEYPSVHSQNQEVLRPGMVFTIEPGIYLPGVGGVRIEDDVLVTETGVEILTQFPKKLTSIN; this comes from the coding sequence TTGTTTCAAGAGCGCATTTCAAAGCTCCACACGTTTTTGACAGAGCAAGAGCTGAACGCGGTGTTGATTACCTCTCCCAAGCACGTTTACTATTTGACCGGATTTTTTACAGACCCGCATGAACGTTTTATGGGTCTCGTTATTCCTGCTGAGGGCAAACCTTCCTTAATTGTACCTGCTCTTGATCGTGAGGCAGCGGCTGAGGCTTCATTCGTTCAAGATATCCATACACATACGGATATCCAAAACCCGTATGAAATTCTCAAGCAAGTGTTGCCAGCGAACTTATCGAAGCTCGGCATTGAGAAAAGTCATATGACTGTCGAGCGCTATGAAGCACTTAGACAAGTTGTTCTGGCGTCGAGCTATGTGGACGTGGAAGAGCCGCTGCGTGAAATGCGATTGATCAAATCTGCGGATGAAGTGGATCGCTTGAAGCACGCTGTTCAGTTGGTCGAGGATTCCTTGCGGGAGACCCTGAAAAAAGTCAAGACAGGCATGACCGAGACAGAAATCGTAGCTGAGCTGGAATTCCAGATGAAGCGCTTGGGTGCGGAAGGTCCATCGTTTACGTCCATGGTATTGGCAGGGGAGAAGTCGGCACTGCCACACGGGAAACCAGGAACGCGCCAGGTACAAGAAGGCGACTTGCTTTTGTTTGATATCGGGGTAGCAGCGAATGGATATGTATCCGATATTACCCGCACCTTTGCTGTAGGCGAGATCAGTGCCCAGCTACAAGAAATTTATGAGACGGTATTGGCTGCCAACGAAGCGGCAATTGCTGAGATTCGTCCGGGTGTGACCTTTGCGCATTTGGATAAAACTGCTCGCGATGTCATCACCGCAAAAGGCTACGGAGAATACTTCATGCATCGTCTTGGGCATGGACTTGGGATGGATGTACATGAATATCCGTCTGTTCACAGCCAGAACCAAGAAGTGCTTCGTCCAGGGATGGTCTTTACGATCGAGCCAGGCATCTATCTGCCGGGTGTAGGCGGCGTGCGGATTGAAGACGATGTATTGGTTACGGAAACGGGCGTTGAAATACTCACGCAGTTCCCAAAAAAACTGACTTCTATCAACTAA
- a CDS encoding alpha/beta fold hydrolase: protein MEQILVHQDGKQFAFHISGKGTPLLCIHAPCIGSVNFVYQQTLTDKYQLIIPDLPGHGDSSPMEKPYTIGELTERLHKLIPSLGIERPFILGYSQGASIALEYCLRYPDHAQGGILVSGFSEVNDLYLHGRFWMAQALSMLRGVPLLARSIASSHVTDPEMREKWTAHASKTDPTSLKYLYAAGHRYQCTTRLSNIQVPILLAYGKQDQRMHHYAQMLTMKLPKAKLEMIPNVKHQVISKAAPTFNQLCRTFMEEG, encoded by the coding sequence ATGGAACAAATACTCGTCCATCAGGATGGAAAGCAGTTTGCTTTTCACATATCGGGAAAAGGCACACCGTTATTGTGTATCCATGCGCCATGTATCGGCTCTGTCAATTTTGTTTATCAGCAAACACTCACGGATAAGTATCAGCTTATTATCCCTGATTTGCCTGGACATGGCGACAGTTCCCCGATGGAGAAGCCATATACCATTGGAGAATTGACAGAACGGCTCCATAAGCTGATCCCGTCACTCGGCATTGAGCGTCCTTTTATTTTGGGGTACTCCCAAGGTGCTTCTATCGCTCTTGAATATTGTCTTCGATATCCTGATCATGCACAAGGCGGTATACTCGTGAGTGGTTTTTCCGAAGTGAATGACCTGTATTTACATGGACGATTTTGGATGGCACAGGCATTGTCGATGCTTCGCGGAGTCCCTCTTCTTGCCCGTTCGATTGCTTCCTCTCATGTCACTGACCCAGAAATGCGGGAAAAATGGACGGCGCACGCCTCCAAAACAGATCCGACCAGCCTGAAATACCTTTACGCTGCCGGTCATCGTTATCAATGTACGACGCGTCTGAGTAACATCCAGGTTCCAATTTTACTTGCCTATGGGAAACAAGATCAACGGATGCACCATTATGCGCAGATGCTTACTATGAAATTGCCAAAAGCAAAACTCGAGATGATCCCAAACGTGAAGCATCAAGTCATCTCAAAAGCTGCCCCCACTTTCAATCAGTTGTGCCGTACCTTCATGGAAGAAGGATAA
- a CDS encoding ABC transporter permease: MAQPQLQPQDQVVPLKVKQEEVVSPWKDAWRTLRKNKLALVGFGIILFFIVVAVLAPWIAPYPYDEGKLVMKNKPPSEEHWFGTDYNGRDVFSRVIYGAQISLWVGTFSVIGSVLAGTLLGLLAGYYGRWIDTIISRLFDIMLAFPSILLAIAVVAILGPSLQNALIAIAIINIPTFGRLVRARVLSLKEEEFVMAARAIGMKNSRIIMQHILPNSLAPIIVTGTMGIATAIIEAAALGFLGLGAQAPEPEWGKMLADSRQYIQKAPWTVIFPGLSIMLTVLGFNLIGDGLRDALDPRMKS; this comes from the coding sequence ATGGCACAACCACAATTACAACCACAAGATCAGGTAGTACCTTTAAAAGTGAAGCAAGAAGAAGTAGTCTCTCCTTGGAAGGATGCATGGAGGACGCTACGAAAAAACAAGCTGGCGCTGGTGGGCTTCGGGATTATTTTGTTTTTCATTGTTGTGGCGGTACTAGCTCCATGGATTGCTCCGTATCCGTACGACGAAGGCAAACTCGTGATGAAAAACAAGCCACCTTCTGAAGAGCATTGGTTTGGAACAGATTACAATGGTCGCGATGTGTTTAGTCGCGTTATTTATGGGGCACAAATCTCTTTGTGGGTAGGGACGTTCTCTGTTATTGGCTCTGTTCTCGCAGGGACCTTGCTCGGTCTTTTGGCAGGATATTATGGCAGATGGATCGATACGATCATTTCGCGTCTCTTTGATATTATGCTTGCCTTTCCAAGCATTCTTCTGGCGATTGCCGTTGTTGCCATCTTGGGGCCTTCCTTGCAAAACGCTTTGATTGCGATTGCGATTATTAACATTCCGACATTTGGTCGCTTGGTACGCGCACGCGTTTTGAGCTTGAAGGAAGAAGAGTTCGTCATGGCCGCACGGGCAATCGGGATGAAAAATTCCCGAATTATCATGCAGCATATTTTGCCGAACAGCCTCGCACCAATCATTGTGACCGGGACGATGGGAATCGCTACAGCGATTATCGAGGCAGCTGCACTTGGCTTTCTCGGACTGGGAGCACAAGCGCCAGAACCGGAATGGGGAAAAATGCTCGCTGATTCACGTCAGTACATTCAGAAAGCACCATGGACTGTTATTTTTCCGGGGCTCTCTATCATGCTGACAGTTCTCGGCTTTAACTTGATTGGGGACGGCTTGCGCGATGCACTCGACCCACGGATGAAGAGCTAA
- a CDS encoding ABC transporter permease, whose translation MALLAYSIRRILMLIPVLVGMSIIVFSIIRAIPGDPALTILGEKATPQAIADIREALGLNNPWYIQYFDYMKNILSGNLGESLQTNAPISDEIMPYLAATTELTIVSMLIAVFIGVNAGILSAWKQNSWFDYCAMLIALVGVSMPIFWLGLMEQWVFAQELKWLPSVGRDNSRNPVEAITYFYILDTMIAGRWDQLWEVIKHLILPGIALGTIPMAIIARITRSSMLEVMRADYVRTARAKGLTQFWVVYKHALKNAMIPVLTVIGLQTGLLLGGAVLTETIFGWPGVGRYIVTAIGNRDYPVIQSGILVIATIFVLINLLVDLLYAYIDPRIKYR comes from the coding sequence ATGGCATTGCTAGCTTACAGCATTCGAAGAATTTTAATGCTCATTCCTGTCTTAGTGGGCATGTCAATCATCGTTTTTTCCATTATTCGTGCCATCCCTGGTGATCCGGCTTTAACGATTTTGGGAGAAAAGGCGACACCACAAGCGATTGCAGACATACGAGAGGCATTGGGTTTGAATAATCCGTGGTACATACAGTATTTCGATTATATGAAAAATATTTTGAGCGGAAATCTTGGGGAATCATTGCAAACGAATGCGCCGATTTCAGATGAAATCATGCCTTATTTGGCGGCGACGACTGAACTTACAATTGTGAGCATGCTGATTGCAGTGTTTATCGGTGTAAATGCAGGGATTCTTTCTGCGTGGAAGCAAAACTCCTGGTTTGACTACTGTGCGATGTTGATCGCTTTGGTTGGTGTATCCATGCCGATTTTTTGGCTAGGTTTGATGGAGCAATGGGTGTTTGCCCAAGAACTGAAATGGCTGCCATCAGTTGGTCGTGACAATTCGCGTAATCCCGTAGAGGCCATTACGTACTTTTATATACTGGATACGATGATCGCCGGTCGTTGGGATCAGCTATGGGAAGTCATCAAGCATTTGATCCTGCCAGGCATCGCGTTAGGTACGATCCCGATGGCGATCATAGCACGCATCACTCGTTCGAGTATGCTGGAAGTCATGCGTGCAGACTATGTTAGAACCGCTCGTGCAAAAGGGCTGACACAGTTTTGGGTCGTGTACAAGCATGCGCTGAAAAATGCGATGATCCCTGTCTTGACGGTAATTGGTTTGCAAACAGGGTTGCTGCTGGGTGGAGCAGTTTTGACAGAGACGATCTTCGGATGGCCAGGTGTCGGTCGTTATATTGTGACCGCCATTGGAAACCGTGACTATCCGGTTATCCAATCCGGTATCCTTGTGATCGCGACGATTTTCGTCCTGATCAATCTCTTGGTCGACCTTCTGTACGCCTATATTGATCCGCGCATCAAATATCGCTAA
- a CDS encoding ABC transporter substrate-binding protein, producing the protein MKKRVLSATMTSLVALAMLIAGCSSTPTTQAPAEQPKTETPAPAAEPAKTGPKQLIIGRGADTKGLDPITQTDGETFKVTENIMDTLIGFADGSTELAPSLADKWEVSPDGLVYTLTLKSGVKFHDGTDFNAEAVKYNFERWSDKSHPQHSPEGFEYYVSQFGGYKGDATHVIKSVEAVDPTTVKFTLTRPLAPFLANLAMSPFAIGSPEALKKDVKKFNEHPIGTGPFKFVEWKRNDTITLEKNPDYWNKGFPKLDKLVFKVIPENTARLTALASGEIDLMDGLNTDDIPAVKDNKDLQLFLRPTNNIGYIGFNVEKKPLDNPKVREAIAYAINKPEIVTAFFDGVGEPAVNPMPKTMWGHNNDIKDREFNLDKAKQLLAEAGHPNGFKIKFWAMPVPRPYMPEGVKIAEAIQQDLKKIGVDAEIVTMEWATYLEKTRLGEQEMFMLGWTGDNGDPDNFLAVLLDKNSIGSNNYTRWANEEAHQLMMKAQSTPDQAERDKLYKQVQEIIFKDVPMVPLAHSTPALAGKANIVDYNPHPKGSESLEKVDFK; encoded by the coding sequence ATGAAAAAGAGAGTTCTCTCCGCAACCATGACCAGCCTAGTGGCGCTGGCCATGCTGATTGCTGGATGCTCTAGCACTCCTACAACACAAGCGCCGGCAGAACAACCAAAGACAGAAACTCCGGCACCTGCAGCTGAGCCTGCAAAAACTGGACCGAAGCAATTAATCATCGGTCGCGGTGCAGACACAAAAGGGCTTGACCCAATCACGCAAACAGATGGTGAGACATTCAAAGTAACAGAGAACATTATGGATACATTGATTGGCTTCGCGGATGGCTCAACAGAGCTCGCTCCATCGTTGGCTGACAAGTGGGAAGTATCTCCTGATGGTCTTGTTTATACGCTGACACTTAAATCTGGTGTGAAGTTCCACGACGGTACTGATTTCAATGCTGAAGCGGTCAAATACAACTTTGAGCGCTGGAGCGACAAGAGCCATCCACAGCATTCGCCAGAGGGCTTCGAGTACTACGTGAGTCAATTTGGTGGTTACAAGGGTGACGCGACCCACGTTATCAAATCCGTGGAAGCAGTCGATCCAACGACTGTAAAATTCACACTGACTCGTCCACTCGCTCCATTCCTTGCTAACCTGGCCATGTCTCCTTTTGCAATCGGTTCGCCTGAAGCATTGAAAAAGGATGTCAAAAAGTTCAATGAGCACCCAATTGGTACAGGACCATTCAAATTCGTTGAGTGGAAGCGCAACGACACCATCACTCTCGAGAAAAACCCTGATTACTGGAACAAAGGGTTCCCGAAATTGGATAAATTGGTATTCAAGGTCATTCCAGAAAATACGGCGCGTCTGACTGCTTTGGCATCAGGTGAGATCGATTTGATGGATGGTCTGAACACAGATGATATCCCAGCAGTAAAAGACAACAAAGACCTGCAACTATTCCTCCGTCCTACCAATAACATTGGTTACATTGGCTTTAACGTAGAGAAGAAGCCACTCGACAATCCAAAAGTTCGTGAAGCCATTGCTTATGCCATTAACAAACCTGAAATCGTAACGGCCTTCTTCGATGGTGTTGGAGAACCAGCAGTCAACCCAATGCCAAAGACCATGTGGGGACATAACAACGATATTAAAGATCGTGAGTTCAACCTCGATAAAGCAAAACAATTGCTTGCAGAAGCAGGACATCCAAACGGTTTCAAAATCAAGTTCTGGGCAATGCCAGTACCGCGTCCATACATGCCTGAAGGTGTGAAGATTGCAGAGGCAATCCAGCAAGACCTGAAGAAAATCGGGGTAGATGCTGAGATCGTGACGATGGAATGGGCAACGTATTTGGAAAAGACCCGCTTGGGTGAGCAAGAAATGTTCATGCTTGGTTGGACAGGTGACAATGGCGACCCTGACAACTTCTTGGCTGTCTTGCTCGACAAAAACAGCATCGGCAGCAACAACTATACACGCTGGGCAAACGAAGAAGCACATCAATTGATGATGAAAGCACAATCCACTCCAGACCAAGCAGAGCGCGATAAACTGTACAAACAAGTACAGGAGATCATCTTCAAAGACGTGCCAATGGTTCCGCTGGCACACTCTACACCAGCATTGGCAGGAAAAGCGAATATCGTAGACTACAACCCGCATCCAAAAGGGTCTGAAAGTTTGGAAAAGGTAGATTTCAAGTAA
- a CDS encoding ABC transporter ATP-binding protein: MAEDLLIVKNLKKYYPITGGVLGGEVGVVKAVDDVSFTVKSGETLGLVGESGCGKSTTGRSLLRLIEPTSGEINFDGTDVMSLSTDAMRKMRRDMQIVFQDPFASLNPRHNIEKILEEPLIVHGLGSSAERKKRVQEMLEIVGLSSYHASRYPHQFSGGQRQRIGIARALMLKPKLIVADEPVSALDVSIQSQVLNLMQDLQREFGLTYLFIAHDLSVVRHISDRVGVMYLGRIVELTTSSQLYSNPLHPYTKALLSAVPSPDPDAVRERVILQGDVPSPAKPPSGCTFHTRCPHVTEECRTVRPEFADTGDGHFVACHLYKS; the protein is encoded by the coding sequence GTGGCAGAAGATCTTCTGATCGTAAAAAACTTGAAAAAATACTACCCAATCACAGGCGGTGTTCTTGGAGGGGAAGTAGGTGTAGTAAAGGCGGTAGATGATGTATCGTTTACCGTTAAGAGTGGAGAAACTTTGGGGCTGGTAGGTGAGAGCGGCTGTGGAAAGTCTACGACGGGACGTTCCTTGCTGCGACTGATTGAACCGACCTCCGGTGAAATCAACTTTGACGGGACAGATGTCATGTCGCTTTCTACTGATGCAATGAGAAAGATGAGACGTGACATGCAAATTGTCTTTCAGGACCCGTTTGCTTCGCTCAACCCTAGACATAATATTGAGAAAATTTTGGAAGAGCCTTTGATTGTACATGGTTTGGGTTCTTCGGCAGAGCGAAAAAAGCGCGTGCAGGAAATGCTGGAGATCGTTGGTCTGAGCAGCTATCACGCGAGCCGCTATCCGCATCAATTCAGCGGAGGACAAAGGCAGCGGATCGGCATTGCGAGAGCACTGATGCTCAAGCCCAAATTGATCGTTGCAGATGAGCCTGTATCTGCACTGGACGTGTCCATTCAGTCGCAGGTGCTCAATCTCATGCAGGATTTGCAGCGCGAATTCGGCCTTACATACTTGTTCATTGCCCACGATTTAAGTGTAGTGCGTCACATCAGTGATCGGGTAGGCGTGATGTACCTTGGCAGAATTGTCGAGCTGACGACGAGTAGCCAACTGTATTCCAATCCGCTCCATCCGTATACAAAAGCACTACTGTCGGCGGTACCTTCGCCAGACCCTGATGCGGTACGAGAAAGAGTTATTCTCCAGGGAGATGTGCCGAGCCCTGCAAAACCTCCAAGTGGCTGTACATTCCATACGAGGTGTCCCCATGTGACAGAGGAGTGTCGTACTGTGCGACCAGAATTTGCGGACACAGGCGACGGTCACTTTGTTGCTTGTCACTTATACAAGTCCTAA